Proteins from one Acidobacteriota bacterium genomic window:
- a CDS encoding DUF4178 domain-containing protein: protein MSRSFACPTCGGPNTFQSSISILAVCAYCRSTILRKDLDVENLGRMAELQMDGSPFQLGVQGWYGSVHFTTVGRIQLRYDHGLWNEWHLLFDDARSGWLGEAQGTLAVSFATPVLEPIPPFDTLQPGQQVLLDRRAFRVTDVERGVCVAGEGELPFVIGGGYEAPVADLTGAGPACATLDYSEDPPIVFLGTYVEFDALRLSGLRQIDGW, encoded by the coding sequence ATGAGCCGCAGCTTTGCGTGTCCCACCTGCGGCGGACCGAACACCTTCCAGTCGTCGATCTCGATTCTGGCCGTCTGCGCGTACTGCCGCTCCACGATTCTCCGCAAAGATCTGGACGTGGAGAATCTGGGACGCATGGCGGAACTGCAGATGGACGGCTCGCCGTTCCAGTTGGGCGTCCAGGGCTGGTACGGGTCCGTGCACTTCACGACGGTCGGCCGCATCCAACTCCGCTACGACCACGGCCTGTGGAACGAGTGGCACCTGCTCTTTGACGACGCGCGAAGCGGGTGGCTGGGGGAGGCACAGGGCACGCTGGCCGTGTCGTTCGCGACGCCTGTTCTGGAGCCTATCCCGCCGTTTGACACACTGCAACCTGGTCAGCAGGTGCTGCTGGACCGACGCGCGTTCCGGGTCACCGATGTTGAGCGCGGTGTCTGCGTGGCGGGCGAAGGCGAACTGCCCTTTGTGATTGGCGGGGGGTACGAAGCCCCGGTCGCGGATCTGACGGGCGCCGGGCCGGCATGTGCCACGCTCGACTACAGCGAGGATCCGCCGATCGTGTTTCTCGGCACGTACGTGGAGTTTGACGCGCTCAGGCTGTCCGGATTGAGACAGATCGATGGCTGGTAA
- a CDS encoding S-adenosylmethionine decarboxylase, with amino-acid sequence MEWLIDVSECEVPPLRDPHAMVSLFETIVDRMGLRPIGRPAWHQFPTTGGVTAVWMLQESHLTIHTFPEFASASVNLFCCTPRACPDWPSLLAVSLGHCSVRVTQCERDYGAAADRSLASDRSGSGVIPR; translated from the coding sequence GTGGAGTGGCTGATCGACGTATCGGAGTGCGAGGTGCCGCCACTGCGGGATCCGCACGCGATGGTGAGCCTGTTCGAGACCATCGTCGATCGCATGGGGCTGCGGCCGATCGGACGCCCGGCGTGGCATCAGTTTCCGACGACCGGCGGCGTAACGGCCGTGTGGATGCTGCAGGAGTCGCACCTCACCATTCACACGTTCCCCGAGTTCGCATCCGCCAGCGTGAATCTCTTCTGCTGCACACCTCGCGCGTGCCCCGACTGGCCATCATTGCTGGCGGTCTCGCTCGGGCACTGTTCGGTGCGGGTGACGCAGTGCGAACGCGACTACGGTGCCGCAGCGGATCGGTCGCTGGCGTCGGACCGCTCGGGCAGTGGAGTCATCCCGCGATGA
- a CDS encoding PAS domain S-box protein, with protein sequence MLVLELGKQWLHPDITVWESHIITVVFSGVAVALAGYVILRRRDVLHDRIVVEAVERRHAQQHIHMLAHTVRSVGECVSVTDMNDRVIFVNKAFLDTYGFEESDLLGRPIAVVRSDKNREEVALEVFPATLRGGWRGELWNRKKDGTDFQIFLSTSIVRDDAGAPVALVGVARDITEEKRTEEALKRGRESDRIVTLAAGIAHEFNNLLQIVLTSTALALEDVPADGPARGCLQSVVHASERASNLTAQLLVYAGRGTLVRFTVFDLNDEIRERAAFIRALMPPAAIFDLDLASGSALIRADRQQIQQVLTSLVTNAAEAMADRPGRASVRTRIEDVAASDPRPWVAGERIAPGRYVCLSVEDQGVGMEAETISRIFDPFFSTKFLGRGMGLPAVLGVAHATGGAIAVDSTPGRGTRVTVAFPCPPADS encoded by the coding sequence ATGCTGGTTCTGGAGCTCGGCAAACAGTGGCTGCACCCTGACATCACGGTCTGGGAATCCCACATCATCACCGTCGTCTTTTCCGGCGTGGCCGTCGCGCTTGCCGGCTACGTGATTCTTCGGCGGCGCGACGTGCTGCACGACCGCATCGTCGTGGAGGCCGTCGAGCGCCGGCACGCACAGCAGCACATTCACATGCTCGCGCACACGGTCCGATCGGTCGGCGAGTGCGTCAGCGTCACCGACATGAACGATCGGGTCATCTTCGTCAACAAGGCGTTCCTCGACACCTATGGATTCGAGGAATCCGACCTGCTCGGTCGGCCGATCGCGGTCGTGCGGTCGGACAAGAACCGTGAAGAGGTGGCGCTCGAGGTCTTCCCGGCAACGCTGCGGGGCGGCTGGCGGGGCGAACTGTGGAACCGGAAGAAGGACGGCACCGACTTCCAGATCTTCCTCTCAACCTCAATCGTGCGCGACGACGCCGGCGCGCCCGTCGCGCTGGTCGGCGTGGCGCGGGACATCACCGAGGAGAAGCGCACGGAAGAGGCGCTCAAACGCGGTCGCGAATCCGACCGCATCGTCACGCTGGCGGCGGGCATCGCGCACGAATTCAATAACCTGCTGCAGATCGTGCTCACCAGCACGGCGCTGGCCCTCGAGGACGTGCCAGCCGACGGCCCGGCGCGCGGTTGCTTGCAGTCGGTCGTGCACGCGAGCGAGCGCGCCTCCAATCTGACCGCCCAACTGCTCGTCTACGCAGGACGCGGGACGCTTGTCAGATTCACGGTATTCGATCTGAATGACGAGATACGCGAACGAGCCGCGTTTATCAGAGCCCTGATGCCGCCGGCGGCAATATTTGACCTCGATCTGGCGTCCGGCAGCGCCCTGATTCGGGCGGATCGGCAGCAGATTCAGCAGGTGCTGACCAGCCTCGTGACCAACGCCGCCGAAGCCATGGCCGATCGACCAGGGCGTGCGAGCGTGCGCACCCGCATCGAAGACGTCGCCGCCAGCGACCCCCGCCCGTGGGTTGCCGGCGAGCGCATCGCGCCCGGACGGTACGTGTGCCTGTCGGTGGAGGATCAGGGCGTGGGCATGGAGGCCGAGACCATCAGTCGCATCTTCGACCCCTTCTTCTCCACGAAGTTCCTGGGCCGTGGCATGGGCCTCCCTGCGGTGCTCGGCGTCGCGCACGCGACAGGGGGCGCCATCGCCGTCGACAGCACTCCGGGCCGGGGCACGCGCGTGACGGTGGCTTTTCCGTGCCCCCCAGCCGATTCGTAG
- the lpxC gene encoding UDP-3-O-acyl-N-acetylglucosamine deacetylase, with the protein MTFQRTLRHKVACAGIGLHSGQKVTLGLKPAPADSGIRFRRSDLGTDIPASVVHLSGTNHATGLSRNGATVDTVEHLLAALVSLGIDNVTVELDRNEVPVMDGSAAPFVYLLQEAGTRTLSTPRRYLKVLRPITVSRGDKMMSLYPAENFKVTYSISFDHPLLRHQSQTFQVTEASFVDEIAPARTFGFLHEVEMLRQQGLALGGSLENAIVLSETGVLNNTLRFEDEFVRHKILDAIGDLALVGYPILGHLVANRAGHALHTAFARQLLSEPDAWKIVELQPESSSVAVPAGVPVRAN; encoded by the coding sequence ATGACATTTCAGCGAACGCTTCGGCATAAAGTGGCCTGTGCCGGCATCGGCCTCCACTCGGGACAAAAGGTGACTCTCGGTCTGAAGCCTGCTCCCGCAGACTCGGGGATCCGTTTTCGCCGGAGCGACCTGGGCACGGATATTCCGGCCTCTGTGGTGCACTTGAGCGGGACCAACCACGCGACGGGGCTGTCCCGCAATGGGGCGACAGTCGACACGGTCGAGCACCTGCTGGCGGCGCTGGTCAGCCTGGGCATCGACAACGTGACGGTGGAACTGGATCGCAACGAAGTGCCGGTGATGGACGGCAGTGCGGCGCCATTCGTGTACCTGCTGCAGGAGGCCGGCACCAGGACGCTCAGTACGCCGCGCCGGTACCTGAAAGTGCTCAGGCCGATCACCGTGTCGCGGGGCGACAAGATGATGTCGCTCTACCCGGCCGAGAACTTCAAGGTCACCTACAGCATCAGCTTCGATCACCCGTTGCTGCGGCACCAGTCGCAGACATTCCAGGTGACCGAAGCGTCGTTTGTTGACGAGATTGCGCCGGCCCGGACATTCGGCTTCCTGCACGAAGTCGAAATGTTGCGCCAGCAGGGGCTCGCGCTGGGCGGCTCGCTCGAAAACGCCATTGTCCTGAGCGAGACCGGCGTCCTCAACAACACGCTGCGGTTCGAGGACGAATTCGTGCGCCACAAGATCCTCGATGCGATTGGCGATCTGGCGCTTGTGGGATATCCGATTCTTGGTCACCTGGTGGCCAACCGCGCCGGACACGCGCTGCACACGGCGTTTGCCAGGCAGTTGCTGTCAGAACCGGATGCGTGGAAGATCGTCGAGCTCCAGCCCGAATCGTCGTCGGTGGCGGTCCCGGCTGGCGTGCCCGTCCGGGCGAACTAG
- a CDS encoding STAS domain-containing protein: MKHTIDHVRDVTVIHVGESRLMYPLLSDFSATVLSLITGGTRKLVVDLSPVVYIDSATIGCLMDLYRQAAAAGGAMKLASVQKRVETMLTMTGAHNFIQLFADEASALTSFEG, encoded by the coding sequence ATGAAGCACACCATCGATCACGTCCGCGACGTCACCGTCATCCACGTGGGTGAGAGCCGGCTGATGTACCCGCTGCTCTCCGACTTCTCGGCCACGGTGCTCTCGCTCATCACCGGGGGGACCAGGAAGCTGGTCGTCGATCTGTCTCCGGTCGTCTACATCGACAGCGCCACGATCGGCTGCCTGATGGACCTGTACCGCCAGGCGGCGGCCGCCGGCGGCGCGATGAAACTCGCCTCTGTGCAGAAACGCGTCGAGACCATGCTCACCATGACGGGCGCGCACAACTTCATCCAGTTGTTCGCCGACGAAGCCAGCGCGCTCACCAGCTTCGAGGGGTAG
- a CDS encoding sigma-70 family RNA polymerase sigma factor: protein MTPYEPTAASLESDALIERCLQGDQSAWEAVVRQYWRRVFNVAYKFVGRHDEAEDLTQDVFLKVFRSLATFDRRANFQTWLISVSRNLCIDHYRSVRKERETIDRDVRSDDLAPASPDVSPLVALERRDLAEQLREALQHLPETLREAVVMRDMQELSYQEIADRLGLPEGTVKSRINRGRHELARQIRRLRERSRPVPAPSEPSRSGARE from the coding sequence ATGACTCCGTACGAACCGACAGCGGCGTCGCTCGAATCCGACGCCCTCATCGAACGCTGCCTTCAGGGGGACCAATCGGCCTGGGAGGCCGTGGTCCGTCAGTACTGGCGGCGGGTGTTCAATGTCGCGTACAAGTTCGTCGGCCGGCACGACGAGGCCGAGGACTTGACGCAGGATGTGTTCCTGAAGGTCTTCCGATCGCTGGCCACGTTCGACCGGCGGGCGAATTTTCAGACGTGGCTCATCAGCGTCAGCCGGAACCTCTGCATCGATCACTATCGCAGCGTGCGGAAGGAACGCGAGACCATCGACCGCGACGTCAGGAGCGACGACCTGGCGCCCGCATCCCCCGACGTGAGCCCGCTGGTCGCGCTCGAACGCCGTGACCTCGCCGAGCAACTTCGTGAGGCCCTGCAGCACCTGCCTGAGACATTGCGCGAGGCCGTCGTGATGCGCGACATGCAGGAGCTGTCGTATCAGGAGATCGCCGACCGGCTCGGGTTGCCGGAAGGCACCGTCAAGTCCCGGATCAACAGAGGGCGCCACGAGCTGGCGCGACAGATTCGCCGCCTGCGCGAGCGATCGCGACCGGTGCCAGCCCCCAGCGAGCCAAGCCGGTCTGGAGCACGAGAATGA
- the lysA gene encoding diaminopimelate decarboxylase has product MTGFTYRDGSLQCDEMSIPDMVREVGTPLYVYSGGAIRAAFAALEAALAGSHHTLHYALKANSTLALLRLLRRLGAHADANSGGEIEVAMRAGFEPAEIVFTGVGKTRDELDHAVALGVKAINIESDGEAGRIDDLARSRGVKARVALRVNPDIDPHTHAHISTGQRFNKFGVPIEYAPALLRDMARRPGLDPVGLHVHLGSQIVEMEPLARAAQALARLAREARDMGLRLRHLDLGGGLGIAYDGASPPDPVRYAAAIAPIVEASGLDLLLEPGRYLVGPAGILVGRIADLKCYPGSPRFMVLDTGMTELLRPALYDAYHRIGAVTPRAGAEHVYEVVGPLCETSDTLGHERRFGPVEVGDAIAVFDAGAYGIVMASNYNRRRLPAEVLVDQGRKQIIRQRQSYDDLMAREM; this is encoded by the coding sequence GTGACTGGATTCACCTATCGTGACGGCTCGTTGCAGTGTGATGAGATGTCGATCCCGGACATGGTCCGCGAGGTGGGCACGCCACTCTACGTCTACAGCGGCGGGGCCATTCGCGCCGCGTTTGCCGCGCTCGAAGCGGCGCTGGCGGGGTCGCACCACACCCTGCACTACGCGCTGAAAGCCAATTCCACCCTCGCCCTCCTGCGACTGCTCCGACGCCTGGGCGCCCACGCCGACGCCAATTCGGGCGGTGAGATCGAGGTGGCCATGCGGGCCGGGTTCGAGCCGGCCGAGATCGTGTTCACCGGGGTCGGCAAGACCCGCGATGAGCTCGATCACGCGGTGGCACTGGGCGTCAAGGCGATCAACATCGAATCCGACGGCGAAGCCGGTCGCATCGACGACCTCGCGCGGTCGCGCGGCGTCAAGGCGCGCGTGGCGCTCCGCGTCAATCCGGACATCGATCCGCATACGCACGCGCACATCTCGACCGGGCAGCGCTTCAACAAGTTCGGCGTGCCGATCGAGTACGCGCCGGCGCTGCTGCGCGACATGGCGCGTCGGCCTGGGCTCGATCCGGTCGGCCTGCACGTGCATCTCGGGTCGCAGATCGTCGAGATGGAGCCGCTTGCCCGCGCAGCGCAGGCGCTCGCCCGGCTCGCGCGTGAGGCGCGGGACATGGGCCTGAGATTGCGGCACCTCGACCTCGGCGGCGGTCTTGGCATCGCCTATGACGGCGCGTCTCCGCCCGATCCGGTGCGGTACGCCGCGGCCATCGCGCCGATTGTGGAGGCATCCGGGCTCGATCTGCTGCTCGAGCCCGGACGCTACCTCGTTGGGCCGGCGGGCATTCTGGTCGGTCGCATCGCGGACCTCAAGTGCTACCCGGGCTCGCCGCGTTTCATGGTGCTCGACACGGGGATGACCGAACTTCTCCGTCCCGCGCTCTACGATGCCTATCATCGGATAGGGGCGGTGACGCCACGGGCAGGCGCCGAGCACGTGTACGAGGTGGTGGGTCCGCTTTGTGAGACCAGCGACACGCTCGGTCACGAGCGACGGTTCGGGCCCGTCGAGGTCGGTGATGCCATAGCGGTCTTCGATGCGGGGGCCTACGGGATCGTGATGGCGTCGAACTACAATCGACGCCGGCTGCCCGCCGAGGTGCTGGTCGACCAGGGGCGGAAGCAGATCATCCGTCAGCGTCAGAGCTATGACGATCTGATGGCGCGTGAAATGTAG
- the tmk gene encoding dTMP kinase — protein MTGLLIVFEGLDQSGKETQARLLRQWFETSGRRVESIAFPDYTSPIGQEIRTALHGGRDYAADTIQLLQIANRHQWKPQIERWMADGRVVISDRYAASSVAYGEAQGLDPAWLTSTQVYLPQPSTTVLLDIAPDVAAARKAQNRDNYERDLAMLSRVRVSYLRQAAQPGWVVIDAARPVDVVAADVTSAVWSRLAPR, from the coding sequence ATGACGGGACTGCTGATTGTCTTCGAAGGGCTCGACCAGAGCGGCAAGGAAACGCAGGCGCGGTTGTTGCGACAGTGGTTCGAAACGTCCGGACGACGGGTCGAGTCGATCGCGTTCCCCGACTACACCTCGCCGATTGGCCAGGAGATCCGCACGGCGCTGCACGGCGGACGCGACTACGCCGCCGATACGATCCAGTTGCTGCAGATCGCCAATCGCCATCAGTGGAAGCCGCAGATCGAGCGCTGGATGGCCGATGGGCGCGTGGTCATCAGCGATCGGTATGCCGCCTCGAGTGTCGCGTACGGTGAGGCGCAGGGGCTCGACCCGGCGTGGCTGACATCGACGCAGGTGTACCTGCCGCAGCCGTCGACAACCGTGCTGCTCGACATCGCTCCCGACGTGGCTGCCGCGCGCAAAGCCCAGAATCGCGACAACTACGAGCGGGATCTCGCCATGCTCTCGCGCGTGCGCGTCAGCTATCTGCGCCAGGCCGCGCAACCAGGCTGGGTCGTGATCGACGCCGCCCGGCCGGTCGACGTGGTCGCCGCCGATGTCACTAGCGCCGTCTGGTCGCGACTCGCGCCGCGGTAA
- a CDS encoding phosphoribosyltransferase family protein, protein MSVPNPFHRRVCAGCAPGRGAVDRARAIGSYDGALRDIIHVLKYGKRQSVAPRLGRLMRHHGAEVLAGADIAVPVPLHWSRRHWRGFNQAELLAAHLGLPVRHLLRRVRRTLPQVDLPARERHANVDGAFALRRRDQCHWPAWLRRRVATTLEGLTVVLVDDVRTTGATLEACASVVKRAGAKEVRVITAARVATRRR, encoded by the coding sequence GAGTGTCCCGAACCCTTTTCACCGGCGGGTGTGCGCGGGCTGCGCGCCTGGTCGAGGCGCCGTCGATCGCGCCCGCGCCATCGGCAGTTACGACGGCGCGTTGCGCGACATCATCCATGTGCTCAAGTACGGCAAGCGTCAATCGGTCGCCCCTCGGCTTGGCCGTCTGATGCGTCATCATGGCGCCGAGGTACTCGCCGGTGCGGACATCGCTGTTCCAGTGCCGCTGCACTGGTCGAGGCGCCACTGGCGGGGCTTCAATCAAGCCGAGTTGCTGGCGGCTCACCTGGGCCTTCCCGTCCGCCACCTGCTCCGGCGGGTGCGCCGTACCCTTCCACAGGTCGATCTTCCAGCCCGGGAGCGGCATGCCAACGTGGACGGCGCGTTCGCGCTCCGGCGGCGGGACCAGTGCCACTGGCCCGCCTGGCTGCGGCGTCGTGTGGCCACGACGCTCGAGGGCCTGACGGTTGTCCTCGTGGATGACGTGCGCACCACAGGTGCCACGCTCGAGGCATGTGCCAGCGTGGTGAAGCGTGCCGGCGCGAAAGAGGTGCGGGTGATTACCGCGGCGCGAGTCGCGACCAGACGGCGCTAG